The bacterium genome has a segment encoding these proteins:
- a CDS encoding PAS domain S-box protein codes for MPTPATVFTTRSRVDPNLPLSGANEALAGMLGHSLDDLRGLTIPEISHPEDAARDSALFLELLAGKSTHYTIEKRLLHASGFFFPCFLTVWIAGRSDDRITCLATATDISEVKNLEEAMHSSEHFVSATSDHISFLGLDYRYVAVNDSYLRAHEMSREGIVGHTIAELLGPDTFNDLIKNNIDRCFQGETINYEAWFNFPAENRRCMAVTYVPSRDVDRKIVGAVVSSRDITEIRKLQTDLARFQKLEAIGRLSGTVAHDFNNLLMVISGATELARVGANKGKDIRVHLEEIDAAAVKASELTGHLRTFSRGQDLEFEELDVSRAVRDFVPLLRSSIGKSVEIQTSYPSRPMMARLGASQLEQVLLNLALNAQDAMLGGGTLSLTIEMVPLEPGEVGDSGGGKHVMVKIADTGDGMSPEVLERAFEPFFSTKEVGMGTGLGLASVYGIVKQSGGQVDVHSRVGEGTEFRIFFPALEEA; via the coding sequence GATCCCAACCTTCCATTGAGCGGGGCAAACGAAGCCTTGGCCGGGATGCTCGGACACTCACTCGATGATTTGCGCGGGCTCACGATCCCTGAAATCAGTCACCCCGAAGACGCTGCGCGAGATTCCGCCCTCTTTCTCGAACTGTTGGCCGGAAAGAGTACTCATTACACGATCGAGAAACGCCTTCTCCACGCTTCGGGATTCTTCTTTCCCTGCTTTCTGACCGTCTGGATCGCGGGTCGCTCTGACGACCGGATTACCTGCTTGGCGACGGCGACCGACATCAGCGAAGTGAAAAATCTGGAAGAGGCAATGCACAGCTCCGAGCATTTCGTCTCGGCGACTTCCGATCACATCTCCTTTCTGGGATTGGATTACCGCTACGTGGCTGTCAACGACAGCTACTTGCGAGCTCACGAGATGTCTCGAGAGGGGATTGTGGGCCATACGATCGCTGAGTTGCTCGGTCCCGATACTTTCAACGACCTGATCAAGAACAATATCGATCGGTGTTTCCAAGGGGAGACAATCAACTACGAAGCGTGGTTCAACTTCCCGGCTGAGAATCGGCGCTGCATGGCCGTCACCTATGTCCCCAGCAGGGATGTGGACAGGAAGATCGTTGGTGCTGTCGTGAGTTCTCGCGACATCACCGAAATCCGCAAACTCCAGACCGATCTCGCCAGATTCCAGAAGCTCGAAGCCATCGGGCGACTTTCCGGCACCGTGGCCCATGACTTCAACAATCTGTTGATGGTCATCAGCGGAGCGACTGAGCTGGCCCGGGTGGGGGCGAACAAGGGGAAAGACATTCGCGTCCATCTCGAAGAGATCGATGCCGCCGCCGTAAAAGCCTCGGAACTCACCGGGCACCTGCGTACGTTCAGTCGGGGTCAGGATCTGGAATTCGAAGAGCTTGATGTATCACGGGCCGTGCGCGACTTCGTACCTTTGCTTCGCTCGTCCATCGGAAAGAGCGTAGAGATCCAGACCTCCTACCCCTCCAGGCCGATGATGGCTCGACTCGGCGCATCACAACTCGAGCAAGTCCTTCTGAACCTCGCCCTGAATGCACAGGATGCCATGCTTGGAGGGGGCACTCTGTCCCTGACGATCGAGATGGTCCCGCTGGAACCGGGCGAGGTCGGAGACTCGGGCGGAGGCAAGCACGTCATGGTCAAGATCGCGGACACCGGCGACGGAATGTCTCCGGAGGTACTCGAGCGGGCCTTCGAGCCGTTCTTTTCCACCAAGGAAGTCGGAATGGGAACCGGTCTCGGACTGGCCAGCGTGTACGGCATCGTCAAGCAGAGCGGTGGCCAGGTGGATGTGCACAGTCGAGTCGGAGAAGGCACTGAATTCCGCATCTTCTTTCCGGCACTCGAAGAGGCTTGA